One genomic window of Hyperolius riggenbachi isolate aHypRig1 chromosome 7, aHypRig1.pri, whole genome shotgun sequence includes the following:
- the TBC1D24 gene encoding TBC1 domain family member 24: MDDAEYGSFVDWDKMESGEQSPKVLNTNDFQELKQLSRQGFWAKNHSLRAKVYNKLIKDIPCRTVTPDASVYRDIVGKIVGKRNTSTLPLPEFVDDRQAPTYCLNSEGIGAVRKILLCISNQFPDISFCPALPSLVALLLHYSQDEAECFESVSRILACNDQSRRLVDQTFLAFESSCMTFGDLAGKYCQGPHKLLVAVSEDVMEVYSDWQRWLFGDLPFTYIARVFDVFLVEGYKVLYRIALALLKFFQKARGGQPMESNNVKGDIQDFVRDIAKSATPDKLLEKAFAIRLFSRKEINLLQIANEKALQQKGITVKQKRVQTPVR; this comes from the exons ATGGATGATGCAGAATATGGCAGCTTTGTGGACTGGGATAAGATGGAGAGTGGGGAACAGAGCCCTAAAGTTCTCAATACTAATGATTTTCAGGAATTGAAGCAGTTGTCCCGCCAGGGATTTTGGGCAAAGAACCATTCATTACGAGCTAAGGTATACAACAAACTTATTAAGGACATCCCATGCCGCACAGTGACACCAGATGCCAGCGTCTACCGTGACATTGTGGGCAAAATAGTGGGAAAGAGAAATACCAGTACATTACCTTTGCCGGAATTTGTTGATGATCGTCAAGCACCCACTTACTGTCTAAACTCTGAAGGCATTGGAGCAGTCAGAAAAATCCTTCTTTGCATCTCAAATCAGTTCCCAGATATCTCCTTCTGTCCTGCCCTTCCCTCCCTTGTAGCCCTGCTTCTTCATTATAGCCAGGATGAGGCAGAGTGCTTCGAAAGTGTGTCCCGAATATTGGCTTGCAATGACCAAAGTAGGCGACTTGTTGACCAAACCTTTTTAGCATTTGAGTCCTCTTGCATGACGTTTGGAGATCTTGCTGGGAAATACTGCCAGGGACCTCACAAGCTTTTGGTAGCAGTGTCTGAAGATGTCATGGAGGTGTACTCGGACTGGCAAAGGTGGCTTTTTGGAGACTTGCCCTTTACCTATATCGCACGCGTGTTTGATGTCTTCCTAGTGGAAGGTTATAAAGTTTTATACAGGATTGCTCTTGCTCTCCTTAAATTCTTCCAGAAGGCAAGAGGTGGGCAGCCCATGGAATCAAATAATGTAAAAGGGGACATCCAAGACTTTGTGAGGGACATTGCCAAATCGGCAACTCCAGACAAGCTCTTAGAAAAAGCCTTTGCTATACGACTGTTTTCCCGGAAAGAAATCAATCTACTTCAAATAGCCAATGAGAAAGCTCTGCAGCAAAAAGGCATCACGGTAAAACAGAAGAG AGTACAGACTCCTGTCCGGTAA